The following DNA comes from Terriglobales bacterium.
GAAGGTGATTCCAGCGTTCGTGCACAGCGTCGAGCATCGTGAGCGACGTTTCAATTGGCGTGTTAGGCACGTCGGCGAGAGTTGCCCATGCTTTTTCGTCGTACGGCTTGATCGTAGGCTCGCGTTCAGTGAGCGCCAGTTTGGTTCGGATAAAGGCGTGCATGTGCGAATCAGGCACATGGTGCACGACCTGCCGCACTGTCCATCCACCCGGACGATACGGCGTATCGAGCTGAGCTGCATTGAGTCCGCGCACAGCTTCGCGCATCTTTGCCGGAGTCTGCGCAATCGCCTCGATAGCAGCCGTGCGCTGCGCTGCACTCATCAGAGTTTCATATTGGAACTTGCCAATTGGATAGCTGAGATCTGGGACCGATACGGCCGTGCTCATGAAGTCTCCTCTCTTTGATGTTCCGTCAATTGATTTCGAGAGCGCGAGCTTGGTCGCAATATCTTGGTGAATCACGTGGAGCCGGGCGCCCTAGCCCGGGTGTTTTGCTTGGAACTGTTACCTCCGCGTGGACCGTGTTCTGATCCGTTCCATCGGCCGTGGATTTACAAGCAATATGGAATTACACCAAGCACCCGGGCGAGGACGCCCGGCTCCACGTTAGGTATTCCTGATCTTGTCCAAAAACCTCTTCACATTCACAACAGCGCGGTGCACTGTGCCCGATCCGATTGACTGTTGCTCATTGCGAGCAGTTACCCGGTAAATGAAGAATCGCCCGTCGATGCGCTCCAACACGGCCTCGGCGACAACTGTTTCTCCGATACCGGTAGGTGCGCGGTGATCCACATGGATCGCTGTCCCAACAGTCGTTTCCCCATCTTCGCAATAAGGCTCCTGCGCCAGATAACAAGCACCCTCCATCCACCCGATCATCCAGGGCGTAGCCAGCACTGGCGGCAACTTCGGATCGATTCCTGCGAGCGTGTGCTTGTGTTCGACTACATGTGTCAATTCGGCGTGGATGCCCATGGGAACGTCTTTGCTCATGCTGTATCGACGATAAGAGGCTCGACTATACGGGAGTTGGAAAGCGGTGTGCAATCGTTTGACTAAGCTGCCCATTTCAACGCGGATTTCCGGACTTTCATAGATTTTGCATGACACTCGGTCCCAAGCTACAAAATCCCGTATCGGCTGTGAATATCCTCTGCACTACTCTTGCTGCACTCTTTGTAAAATTCACGATCGATCAATCTTGGTATGGAAAACTGTCGCTCAGCGATGATAGATTGCAACGTCCCCCTTCCAGTTTTCATGGATTCCAGGCTGCCGGATCCTGGGCTCTCCTGACCGGACGCCTGACTGATAGGTAGATTTTCGCTTGATGCTGTCAACTTACAGGAGCTTCGAATATATGCTGTCGCAAATTAGCAGTACGCTCAGCGTGCGCTTTGCCGATTCACGCGGATACCTGCGAATCTTTGCCTTGCTTGCCACATCTCTGCTGCTGTGCGTGAGTGGCCTCGCTCAATCAACAACTGACGGCGCGATTGGCGGCACCGTTTACGACGCCAACGGTGCAGTCGTGCCCAATGCCACCGTCACAGTCCACAACAACGGCACCAACGCCGAACAGCGCATCACGACTGACGCCTCGGGCTACTACCGTGTGCGCCAGCTTCAGCCGGCGACCTACACCGTAACCGTCAACTCAACGGGATTCTCGCCCTACAAAGCTGAGAACGTCGTGGTTCAAGTAGGCAGTTTGACCGATGTTTCGCCGCGACTCGGAGTTGCGGGGGCTGCGGAAACGGTCAGCGTGACCGCAGAGACTCCAGAAATCAACACAAGCTCGCCGGATTTCGCGCCCGTCGTGGATGCGACTCAAGTCCAGAATCTCCCGATCAATGGTGGACGCTGGTCTGAATTTGCGCTTCTTACTCCTACAGTCCTGAACAACGGCAGCGGCTTTGGACTCATCAGCGTGCGTGGAGTCAGTGTGCTCCTGAACAACAACACGGTGGATGGAGCCGACAACAACCAAGCTTTCTTCTCCGAGGAGCGTGGGCGCACTCGAGCGGGATATTCGACTCCGAAAACCGCGGTACAAGAATTTCAGGTAAACACATCAAACTACTCGGCGGAATACGGTCGAGCGGCAGGTGCGGTTATTAACACTGTGACGAAGAGCGGCACCAACGCACTGCACGGAGAGGCGTATTTCTATGATCGAGATAACGATTGGGGAGCCAAGAACCCATACACGACAGTCTTCGCCCAGACCGGTCCCGGCCAATTTACGAAAACAGTTATTAAGCCGAAAGACTGGAGAAAGATCTGGGGACTTTCGATCGGCGGTCCAATCATCAAAGATCGGCTGTTCTTCTATTTCAACTATGATCAGTTCCGGCGCAACTTCCCCGGTGTCGCTGCGCTAACCAATCCGACTGCTTTCTTTGCCGCTCCAACAGCTTCACAATTGAATACCCTCTCCGGCAATCTTGGAATCACAACCGCCGCCGCGCAGACGCTGTACACCACTGCCCAGAATGACTTCATTGGCGAATTGGGAACAGTTCCTCGAACAGGCGAGCAGATCATTTTCCTGCCAAAAGTCGATTGGAATATCAGCAGC
Coding sequences within:
- a CDS encoding putative metal-dependent hydrolase, coding for MSTAVSVPDLSYPIGKFQYETLMSAAQRTAAIEAIAQTPAKMREAVRGLNAAQLDTPYRPGGWTVRQVVHHVPDSHMHAFIRTKLALTEREPTIKPYDEKAWATLADVPNTPIETSLTMLDAVHERWNHLLRALTDADYSRTFRHPEHGVRTLDWMVALYAWHGRHHVAHITSLRQRMRW
- a CDS encoding thioesterase family protein — protein: MSKDVPMGIHAELTHVVEHKHTLAGIDPKLPPVLATPWMIGWMEGACYLAQEPYCEDGETTVGTAIHVDHRAPTGIGETVVAEAVLERIDGRFFIYRVTARNEQQSIGSGTVHRAVVNVKRFLDKIRNT